Within Vicia villosa cultivar HV-30 ecotype Madison, WI linkage group LG1, Vvil1.0, whole genome shotgun sequence, the genomic segment gcactttaaaatacctcatttagcaacgacagcgcttttaaaaagcgctctaaaagggccacatacgaaagcgctttgttacaaaaagcgctgctaaagattaaaaaaaaggcataaaaaataaaaaaaatacgcaacctacgaaagcgcttttggaaaagcactcttatagggggggctatcagagcgctttttctagaaaaagcgctctcataggggggataccagagcgcttttctggaaaaagcgctcttataagggGGAGCTACCatagcgctttttccagaaaagcgctcttatagggggtctacaagagcgcttttctggaaaaagcgctcttatagcggggtctaccagagcgctttcaaaagcgcttttgttacctacgccagcgctggctttgacagcgctttaaagcgcttttaaagcccaaaataagcgcttttgtatgtcttccgtgttgtagtggtgGTCTCCGGATTTATATCGGAATGAAAGGGATCCTGAGGCTGTGCGGGGATGAGACTATATGGTTGAATgaaggcttataaggattgattggtactaactataccaacaagatgcatcttattCTCGGTAGCCTAACAACTAATAACTTCATAGTTAAAAAGGCATCTTCTTTTCAGTGGCCTAACAATTAAGAATTTCATAGTTAAGGAGatttgacttggagtagtatttggatgggtgagCTTCTGGAAAGTTTTCTGGAATGCGTGTGAATGAGCACAAAACATGCTGAAAAGATCGATATTGGTTTGTGAAATCAGTCGATAATCCTGAAAGAAGTCTGAGATGTTACATATATatgggatgtatcaagtaggagtatttttaaaatgagagatgagatgaacaaatacctaccattagattaatcaagagagaaaaattaatattCTCATCTCCCATTTTAAAAATGATCATGCTTGATacgttccatatatatatatatatatatatatatatatatatatatatatatatatatatatatatatatatatatatatatatatatatatattgtgggcTTTCTTGTGTGATATTTCGATGAACTCAGTCTTTCCAATAATGTCATGCTGGCTTCTCAAATTCAACACAAATATTGTGAGCCGAAAAACTCTAGTTAGGTCACTCATGAAAATAACCAAGTCTTCAATACCGAAATTAACTATAAATTGAGGACATTTCTTGTCATACATCACATACCTTTGATAGACAAACTTAATAACTAGAAAAGTATTATGGCAAGTATTGTTTCAATGAGGTGTCAAGTTGCACTGATGCTACTATTGGCTGTGGCATTAGGAACTCATGTGAAAATGGGTGAGGCACAAAGTAACAGTTGTCCAGTTCAGCTGACCAATCTGAATGTTTGTGCACCATTTGTTGTGCCTGGTGCATCCAACACTAACCCAAATGCTGATTGCTGCTCTGCACTTCAAGCAACCAACCGTGATTGTCTATGTAACACTCTCAGAATCGCTTCTCAACTTACTTCTCAGTGTAACCTTCCATCTTTTGGTTGCGGTAATTAATAATCACATAACTTCTTGTTATTTATTATTGCATATTGT encodes:
- the LOC131612283 gene encoding protein MEN-8-like; this encodes MASIVSMRCQVALMLLLAVALGTHVKMGEAQSNSCPVQLTNLNVCAPFVVPGASNTNPNADCCSALQATNRDCLCNTLRIASQLTSQCNLPSFGCVLN